GCAGTCGACAATAATACACTATTACTACTACAGCCAATGATCCTAAATGCCACACCCCTCCCGAAACATTTGCATGcacattcaaatgaaaaacatttcTGGAATCATGTCAGGTGCAAAATGTTGGGTACAGAAAAAATAATCCTGCTACTCGCCACTGGCCCAGTAAGGACCGACCATGTCTAGATCGAAAAGGAGGCTTACTGAAAGAAAGACATTCAAGCAATAACTGCCATGTTGGACATGGAACAGATGGGTGAAACTCAAGTCATCTCATTCCCATAGAGAATACTTTGTGGCAAAGTAGGTGGAGCCATAATGACATCATCCATTGTCTTTCAAGAGTAAAAGCCTAGCAGCTGTCATTATATGTTGTGGTTACCAAGCAACCTGTATTTGCACCCAGCCCTTCCCAGGTATATAATTTCCCTAGTTTTTCATTAGCACAAAGATTCAGAAACAGGCCCATTTACCAACGTTCAAAAACTAACATTTGGATGGAGACTTGGACTAACCAAAACATAAATGTTGCCTGAACCCAGTGGTAAGTCAGGTATAATAATGGGTTGTCCTACGTACCAGTGGAGGAAAGCCTTTCGGCGGAACATGGCGGTGAACTGCTCAGAGATGCGCTTGAACAACTCCTGGATGGCTGTGCTGTTGCCGATGAAGGTGGCAGCCATCTTGAGGCCGCGTGGCGGGATGTCGCAAACGGCGGTCTTCACGTTGTTGGGGATCCATTCAACAAAGTAGCTGCTGTTCTTGTTCTGCACATTAAGCATCTGCTCATCCACCTCCTTCATGGACATGCGACCGCGGAAGATGGCTGCCACGGTCAAGTAGCGACCATGGCGCGGGTCACACGCTGCCATCATGTTCTTGGCGTCGAACATCTGCTGCGTGAGCTCAGGAACCGTCAGAGCTCTGGAGATCATAGGGATAACAACATTTGTTAGACAAATAGAATTGTCTCCCAACCCCTTAAAAGAGCCCACGTATATGCGGACATATAATTTCTTTGGCGTGCAGAACCGGACCTCAGCTTCAACTCAAAGCTGCCTTGCACCAAGGTCTTAATAAACACAAATCTGTTGCACCACAATATAGTTCAATGTTGTTGCTCTTCCTACCTGTACTGCTGGCTTCCGCGGCTGGTGAGCGGGGCGAAGCCTGGCATGAAGAAGTGAAGGCGGGGGAAGGGCACCATGTTGACCGCCAGCTTGCGGAGGTCGGCGTTTAGCTGTCCAGGGAAGCGCAGGCAGGTGGTGACGCCGCTCATGGTGGCCGACACCAGGTGGTTGAGGTCACCATAGGTGGGCGTAGTCAGTTTCAGAGTGCGGAAGCAGATGTCGTACAGCGCCTCGTTGTCGATGCAGTACGTCTCGTCCGTGTTCTCCACCAATTGGTGCACGGAGAGGGTGGCGTTGTAGGGCTCCACCACCGTGTCTGATACCTGCCAGGTGATGGGAGAAATTTTGAAATGTTACACACGGGACATGCACCTTATTATAATGATCCAGTGAGGAGTCCTTGACATCATCCTACCTTGGGAGAGGGTACAACACTGAAGGTGTTCATGATGCGGTCGGGGTACTCCTCGCGGATCTTGCTGATGAGCAGGGTGCCCATGCCAGAGCCAGTGCCCCCACCCAGGGAGTGGGTGAGCTGGAAGCCCTGCAGGCAGTCGCAGCTTTCTGCCTCCTTCCTCACCACATCGAGTACAGAGTCCACAAGCTCAGCCCCCTCAGTGTAGTGGCCCTTGGCCCAGTTGTTTCCAGCACCACTCTGGCCTATTCAACACCAGCAGAAGAGCTAAAagttaatatattattaaaatataataatattactgTGTGGAGAACTATTGCTAGGAGATGAGAACCCAAGCATAAATCTATTTAGTGAACCAACTTTTAAGTTTAGGAAGAACCCATCATATACATTGCATCATCATACAATAGCTTGAATACTTAAAGTTAAATAGCCTTCACAGGCATTGGAGACAATAGTGTTGCTAGTGTCGACCATCAGCTGTGCCAAATCCTCACCAAAGACAAAGTTGTCTGGTCTGAAGATCTGTCCAAAGGGCCCGGAGCGCACAGAGTCCATGGTGCCAGGTTCCAAGTCCACAAGCACAGCACGGGGAACATATTTGCCACCTTTAAACAAACATAGGGATGTTTTTATGACATTTAAGAGTGTGGCTTGTTCAATGCGTCCTTATTTAGCATTTGTTTGCCTATAGTGAATAAGAAAATTGTTTCATTGGATGGTAAATAGTGTACCTACAAGTTTATTCTGTGGCATCCAGGTAAGGTTATGTTAGATCTTTATTTTGCTTTTTTAGAAGATACCATTTCTTTTAACGCCGGTGCCTATTCATTTCGAACTAAtaaggaaaataaagaaatattttaAGAAATTATTAAATTACCGTTACCTGCTAATTGATAGATAATAGAGCACTGCTGAACAAAATGAATGATTTATCCTCAAATCATAACGCATCACCTAACACCACAATTTTGAGAAGTCGAATTAGCACCGTTATTATATATGTATTCCAAGATGGACATTTAAAACAGCAACTACACTTATACAAAGCACATATTTTAAGATAGCTCCTGGGAACCATAGACTGCATAGGAACACTTGAAACTACATTATCTTGAAATATAGATATGGTTTTACAAACAACTGACGCTGATTTGGCGATTCACGGCCACTTAAAGAGGACTCAGGAGTGGTAGTCCTAAACATCAGCGGAAGATGGCCTAATTAGGTGAGTACTACTTAACTATTGATAATCCTGGTCTTTATCAAATCATCTACGTCTCGCATGGAAACGATGTGGCAAGagtttaaaacaacagtgtctcCCTATAATGACCCATCATTTCAcgattaattaccaaactatgACTTAAAAAGCATCATTATTACCCAACataataactaataactaaGCAGTAACCACAAGCCCTGTGGCGGGAAAAGAGGGACGTCTCCATAACGATCGCGTCTGTCCACCTTGGCAACCGGCAGCTGCCCTCACCGTTTCCACCAACAGTGTGCATTCAAATAACATCACATTGTATTGAAATGAAAGCAACATCATGTGTTTATGAATTGCCTATTACGAGGGACCATATGCGCGGTGTATTAACGTCGGCTTAAGCAGTTATGTTGTCACACAACGAAACGATGAGTGAAGCGCTCCTCTTAAATGATTGCACCCAGTGCAATAGTAATGTGTTCACCGCCCCCTGTTGGCGGGTGGTGGAGGGACATCCAAACCGCTCCGCCGGGCCAGGTTACCTGTTGCTTCATTGTAATACACGTTAATTCTCTCTAGCTGGAGGTCGCTGTCCCCGTGGTATGTCCCTGTAGGATCGATGCCATGTTCGTCGCTGATCACCTCCCAAAACTGGAATCAAGAATGAAGGAAAATGTAGTTAACTGAAACACGTTACCTTAGCTACTGACGCAAACACAATGGTATCTATGGAGCTAAAGTTAGCTTTGGCCAACTGACCTCCGCGCCATAAACATACAATATATGTAATCAATTTTAACCAATACAAAAATTAAATCACCTTCGCTCCAATTTGGTTACCACATTGGCCAGCTTGCAAATGGACGATTTCCCTCATTTTGATTATTAGAATAATTTCACACCGACTAGAACTGTACCGCGCTCTCGGGCTCCTACGGATTAACTAGCTAACCCTAAGCAGCTAGATCTCTTTATATCCAAAGAGAAAATAAGCCCTACTGGTTGAATTACACGTCCATCAACATCTTCAATGCATTTCATTGGTCAACGAAAACCCGTGCCGTCTTCTGATTGGACACTATTTGGGGTAAATTCATCGTTGCTAGTGGCAACAGTAAATTAAGCATGGACACAGTGAGTAAATGAAAAGTGTGGTTCTGCGTGTATCTCGTGCACGACTGAGTTGTtgaatttagagttggacattAACACgtttaaacctaaccctaactctaaccccgTAACTAACAACACTGTGTCTGGCTTATAACCAGAACAGACTGCGGGTCGAATAACGTTGCGAATCTCATTGATCATTGACCATCAAGTACTTCAATCAGAACCGTCAAGTTATTGTAAATATCAATAACAGATATTGTAAAGGGGTTTAATGTTCAGATAAAATGTATTAAAGCATTCATTGTTTGTATACGAAcgtaaattataaaaaaagaaagataggAAACATAAATGTCCCTCCCTTTAATAACGTTTCGTTATTAAAGGTAAAAATACCTCTACTGCGAAAGACTGAACTAGCTCTCCTGCGATAACAATATGCTCCAAATCTTGTTTCCATTTTATTAAAACGTTTTAAAAGGTTTCGATTCCAGTTCAAAATAAGTGCAgcatagcagaggatggtttcgatccatcgacctctgggttatgggcccagcacgcttccgctgcgccactctgctgtCTGTGGATATTTGGTGCAGAGCTTATATCTATCTCCTCCCTGCAAAGATACAGCGCAAAGACAGCATCAAATAACAGGCAGCAGGTTCATATTAAGActtatttataaaataattgtttttcaGATGGAATCATGTCGCAGTCTGACCGCGCACACAATTTTGCTcgcataattattttttaaatagttgAATATGTCAAAAGTTATAAAtgaaaatacaattttaaatgaTTACTGAACCCCTATGCATGTTATTTAGTTCCAAACATAGAAAGTC
Above is a window of Gadus morhua chromosome 15, gadMor3.0, whole genome shotgun sequence DNA encoding:
- the LOC115560394 gene encoding tubulin beta-4B chain produces the protein MREIVHLQAGQCGNQIGAKFWEVISDEHGIDPTGTYHGDSDLQLERINVYYNEATGGKYVPRAVLVDLEPGTMDSVRSGPFGQIFRPDNFVFGQSGAGNNWAKGHYTEGAELVDSVLDVVRKEAESCDCLQGFQLTHSLGGGTGSGMGTLLISKIREEYPDRIMNTFSVVPSPKVSDTVVEPYNATLSVHQLVENTDETYCIDNEALYDICFRTLKLTTPTYGDLNHLVSATMSGVTTCLRFPGQLNADLRKLAVNMVPFPRLHFFMPGFAPLTSRGSQQYRALTVPELTQQMFDAKNMMAACDPRHGRYLTVAAIFRGRMSMKEVDEQMLNVQNKNSSYFVEWIPNNVKTAVCDIPPRGLKMAATFIGNSTAIQELFKRISEQFTAMFRRKAFLHWYTGEGMDEMEFTEAESNMNDLVSEYQQYQDATAEEEGEFEEEEEEVA